The Moraxella haemolytica genome window below encodes:
- the nuoH gene encoding NADH-quinone oxidoreductase subunit NuoH — protein MSFELWSFIYLTAQTLAIFLGLVMVAALMIVYERRMLALWQDRHGPNRVGWQGSLQLVADMLKIFFKEDWMPAFADKRLFTLAPAIAMFTALASFAIIPLSPTLGAANWDIGLLFFFAMAGLAVYAVMFGGWASANKFSLLGGLRSAAQTISYEVFLGLSLMGVVSMAGSFNLRDIVEAQTTVWNVIPQFFGFLCFVVAGVAVTHRHPFDQPEAEQELAEGYHVEYSGMKFGMFFVGEYVNVVVISALMTTLFFGGWLAPFNLNIPFIPPFFWFAIKTLFFMTLFVLARGSLMRPRYDQVMNFGWKVCLPVTLVNLLATAFVILMVN, from the coding sequence ATGTCTTTTGAATTATGGTCGTTCATTTATCTGACCGCACAGACCTTGGCGATTTTTTTGGGGTTGGTGATGGTTGCTGCTTTGATGATTGTCTATGAACGCCGAATGCTTGCTTTATGGCAAGACCGACATGGTCCAAATAGAGTGGGCTGGCAAGGATCGCTACAACTTGTGGCGGATATGTTGAAAATCTTTTTTAAAGAAGATTGGATGCCTGCCTTTGCTGATAAACGACTATTTACCCTAGCACCAGCTATTGCCATGTTTACTGCTTTGGCAAGTTTTGCCATCATTCCGCTATCACCGACACTTGGGGCGGCTAATTGGGATATTGGGTTGTTATTTTTCTTTGCGATGGCAGGTCTTGCGGTATATGCGGTTATGTTTGGTGGCTGGGCATCTGCCAACAAATTTTCGCTACTTGGTGGGCTACGAAGTGCAGCCCAAACCATCAGTTATGAAGTCTTTTTGGGCTTATCCTTGATGGGCGTGGTCTCAATGGCAGGGTCATTTAACCTAAGAGATATTGTGGAAGCTCAAACAACTGTTTGGAATGTCATACCGCAGTTTTTTGGCTTTTTATGCTTTGTGGTGGCAGGTGTGGCGGTAACGCATCGCCATCCATTTGACCAACCAGAAGCTGAACAGGAGCTTGCAGAAGGTTATCATGTTGAGTATTCAGGCATGAAATTTGGTATGTTCTTTGTTGGCGAGTATGTCAATGTGGTGGTAATTTCCGCTTTGATGACAACCTTGTTCTTTGGTGGTTGGTTGGCACCATTTAACCTGAACATTCCATTTATTCCGCCATTTTTTTGGTTTGCGATTAAGACTTTGTTTTTTATGACCTTGTTCGTTTTGGCTCGTGGTTCGCTCATGCGTCCTCGCTACGACCAAGTGATGAATTTTGGTTGGAAGGTGTGTTTGCCTGTAACACTGGTAAATCTATTGGCAACAGCATTTGTGATTTTGATGGTGAATTAA
- the nuoK gene encoding NADH-quinone oxidoreductase subunit NuoK — protein MNSLGVPAHHALIVAAILFVVGLVGVMVRRNILFMLMSLEIMMNAAAFAFVVGGNMWGSPNGQIMFIFILTLAAAEAAIGLAILLQFYHRFKSLDVNHASKLKG, from the coding sequence ATGAATAGTCTTGGCGTGCCTGCTCATCATGCACTCATTGTAGCGGCGATTTTATTTGTGGTTGGGCTGGTGGGCGTAATGGTACGCCGTAATATATTGTTTATGCTGATGAGTCTTGAAATTATGATGAATGCAGCTGCTTTTGCTTTTGTTGTGGGTGGCAATATGTGGGGTTCGCCTAATGGACAGATTATGTTCATCTTTATTTTGACGCTAGCAGCAGCAGAAGCGGCGATTGGACTTGCCATTTTGCTACAATTTTATCATCGCTTTAAAAGCCTTGATGTTAATCATGCCAGTAAGCTAAAAGGGTAG
- the nuoM gene encoding NADH-quinone oxidoreductase subunit M, which translates to MEQNWLLPTLIAIPFVAGFLCWLIEKVNDKLPRWIALFAMLATLGISMMLWQQGSFNQMLATEEMSGGHLPWSAQFVLPWIPSLGISFRLAMDGLSLLMIVLTAFLGVMAVGCSWGEITRRVGFFHLNLLWSLGGVIGVFLAIDLFLFFFFWELMLLPIYFLIALWGHNATGGKTKEYAATKFFIYTQASGLIMLIGILMLVIIQFNRTGVLSFAYHDLLGADLGAWEYVIMLCFFIGFAVKLPVFPLHGWLPDAHAQAPTAGSVDLAGILIKTAAFGLLRFVLPLFPTASAEFAPIAITLGTIGIFYGAFLAFAQTDIKRLLAYTSISHMGFVLLAIYVGNLISLQGLMIQMLAHGLSSAGLFIMAGQLYERLHTRDLTLMGGMWGQFRYFAPLLMFFCAALLGIPGTGNFVGEILILLGSFGQYPIIVVLATASLVLGGLYSLILIHRALFGENTAPKLIKDNDGVNKDLGKREISLLVILMVGLVWLGLYPQPALNASQGSMDWISKVYHEQLPLSLQSKMPHGIAKHSYDDMSHMYHQYADTQGK; encoded by the coding sequence ATGGAACAAAATTGGCTCTTGCCGACATTGATTGCCATTCCTTTTGTGGCAGGGTTTTTGTGCTGGCTTATTGAAAAGGTAAATGATAAGTTACCACGCTGGATAGCACTATTTGCCATGTTGGCGACCTTGGGAATCAGCATGATGCTGTGGCAACAAGGCAGTTTTAATCAAATGCTTGCAACCGAAGAAATGAGTGGTGGGCATCTGCCATGGTCGGCACAGTTTGTGTTGCCATGGATTCCATCTTTGGGGATTAGTTTTCGTTTGGCAATGGACGGGCTGTCTTTGCTGATGATTGTCTTGACGGCATTTTTGGGCGTGATGGCAGTCGGCTGTTCGTGGGGTGAGATTACTCGCCGTGTGGGGTTTTTTCATCTTAATCTTTTGTGGTCGCTAGGTGGCGTTATTGGTGTATTTTTAGCGATTGATTTGTTCTTGTTTTTCTTTTTTTGGGAGCTGATGTTGCTACCCATCTACTTTTTGATTGCATTGTGGGGACATAATGCCACAGGGGGTAAAACCAAAGAGTATGCTGCCACCAAGTTCTTTATTTATACTCAAGCATCAGGTCTAATCATGCTCATTGGTATTTTGATGCTTGTTATCATTCAATTTAATCGTACAGGCGTGCTAAGTTTTGCCTACCATGATTTGTTGGGTGCGGATTTAGGTGCTTGGGAATATGTCATCATGCTGTGCTTTTTTATCGGTTTTGCGGTTAAACTGCCTGTATTTCCATTGCATGGATGGCTACCAGATGCTCACGCCCAAGCTCCAACGGCAGGTTCGGTGGATTTGGCAGGTATTTTGATTAAGACTGCAGCCTTTGGATTGCTTCGTTTTGTCTTGCCATTATTCCCCACAGCTTCGGCTGAGTTCGCTCCGATTGCCATTACGCTAGGCACAATTGGGATTTTTTATGGAGCATTTTTGGCATTTGCTCAGACGGACATTAAGCGACTGCTTGCCTATACCAGTATTTCACACATGGGCTTTGTGCTACTTGCCATCTATGTGGGTAATTTGATTTCATTGCAAGGTTTGATGATTCAGATGCTGGCTCATGGCTTATCAAGTGCAGGTCTTTTCATCATGGCAGGTCAGCTGTACGAAAGATTGCATACTCGTGATTTGACGCTCATGGGTGGAATGTGGGGGCAATTTAGATACTTTGCACCATTACTGATGTTCTTTTGTGCGGCTCTACTTGGCATTCCTGGTACAGGCAACTTCGTTGGTGAAATCTTGATTCTGTTGGGTTCATTTGGGCAATATCCGATCATTGTGGTGCTAGCTACAGCCAGTCTTGTGCTTGGTGGTCTGTATTCGTTGATTTTGATTCATCGTGCGTTGTTTGGCGAGAATACCGCACCAAAGCTCATCAAGGATAATGACGGAGTAAATAAAGATTTGGGTAAGCGTGAAATCAGCTTGCTTGTGATACTGATGGTAGGTTTGGTATGGCTAGGTCTATATCCGCAACCAGCATTGAATGCTTCACAAGGTTCCATGGACTGGATTTCTAAAGTTTATCATGAGCAGCTGCCTTTATCGTTGCAGTCTAAGATGCCACATGGCATCGCCAAGCACAGTTATGATGATATGTCTCATATGTACCATCAATATGCTGATACACAAGGAAAATAA
- the carA gene encoding glutamine-hydrolyzing carbamoyl-phosphate synthase small subunit, producing MTIKKAVLALADGTIFHGVAIGASGSSVGEVVFNTAMTGYQEILTDPSYAHQMVTLTYPHIGNTGCNDEDVESGRIHKVWASGLIIRDLPLLHSNFRANISLSDYLKKHQVVAIADIDTRKLTTVLRTTGAQNGCILTADEAGDIDEALAVKLAQQAPSMNGLDLAKVCCDPSGFEWKKGSWQLAHDGRNAKTTETGGRFAEIGKDIEAKYHVVAYDYGVKTNILRMLADRGCRLTVVPAQTPASEVLAMNPDGIFLSNGPGDPSACDYAIDAIRTICDTTKIPVFGICLGHQLLALASGAKTIKMKFGHHGANHPVQNLDDGTVMITSQNHGFCVDENNLPSTLRATHRSLFDGTNQGIERTDRVAFSFQGHPEASPGPHDCSVLFDRFADELAKTKA from the coding sequence ATGACAATAAAAAAAGCAGTTTTGGCTTTGGCCGATGGCACCATTTTTCATGGGGTGGCAATCGGTGCATCAGGTTCTAGCGTTGGTGAAGTGGTTTTTAATACTGCCATGACAGGTTATCAGGAGATTTTAACTGACCCTAGCTATGCACATCAGATGGTTACGCTGACTTATCCACATATTGGTAATACAGGCTGTAACGATGAAGATGTTGAATCTGGGCGTATTCATAAAGTATGGGCGAGTGGTTTGATTATTCGTGATTTGCCATTACTACATAGCAATTTTCGTGCCAACATTTCATTAAGTGATTATCTAAAAAAGCATCAGGTGGTGGCGATTGCTGACATTGATACTCGTAAATTAACTACTGTACTACGCACTACAGGTGCTCAAAATGGCTGTATCTTAACCGCTGATGAAGCGGGTGATATTGATGAGGCTTTGGCGGTGAAGCTGGCACAACAAGCACCATCAATGAATGGTCTTGACCTTGCTAAGGTATGTTGCGATCCATCAGGCTTTGAGTGGAAAAAAGGCTCTTGGCAATTGGCACATGATGGACGCAATGCTAAGACCACTGAGACAGGCGGTCGCTTTGCTGAGATTGGCAAGGACATTGAAGCAAAATATCATGTGGTTGCTTATGATTATGGTGTTAAGACAAATATCCTAAGAATGTTGGCTGATAGAGGCTGTCGTTTGACTGTTGTTCCTGCTCAGACGCCTGCAAGCGAAGTGTTGGCGATGAATCCTGATGGGATTTTCTTATCCAATGGACCTGGCGACCCATCGGCGTGTGATTATGCGATTGATGCCATAAGAACCATTTGCGATACCACCAAAATCCCTGTATTTGGCATTTGTTTGGGGCATCAGCTGTTGGCATTGGCAAGTGGTGCTAAAACCATCAAAATGAAATTTGGTCATCACGGTGCTAATCATCCTGTACAAAATCTAGATGATGGCACGGTAATGATTACTTCGCAAAACCATGGTTTTTGTGTGGATGAGAATAACCTGCCAAGTACGCTAAGAGCCACACATCGCTCACTATTTGACGGCACTAACCAAGGCATAGAACGCACTGACCGTGTGGCATTTAGCTTTCAGGGGCATCCAGAGGCAAGCCCAGGTCCACATGATTGTAGCGTGCTTTTTGATAGATTTGCTGATGAATTGGCAAAGACAAAGGCGTGA
- a CDS encoding DUF475 domain-containing protein, with protein sequence MRHFLFDIVFTAVCFFIAGWWGYAHGGMSGLLLALGVTAILAIMEVSLSFDNAVVNASILKGWNEFWKKIFLTVGMLIAVFGMRLVFPIVIVAVTANLGIFEVVNLALNNPASYAEHLNAHHAEISAFGGMFLLLVFLNFMFGDKDIHWFTWLESRLVRFSKVDAMSVFVALVVLMLSLTWVDEAKQGVVMLAGIWGVLVYLGVSVLSALLEGESDSSEVVYDNKGEPIINTAGVSPTILKGGVAGFMYLEVLDASFSFDGVIGAFAITNDVVIIMLGLAIGAMFVRSMTIYLVEKGTLNEFVYLEHGAHYAIGALAIIMLLSTKFHVPEIVTGLIGVAFIALSVYNSIQYNKKHSV encoded by the coding sequence ATGCGACATTTTTTATTTGACATTGTTTTTACTGCTGTCTGCTTTTTCATTGCGGGTTGGTGGGGTTATGCTCATGGCGGTATGTCAGGCTTGTTGTTGGCACTAGGTGTTACGGCAATTTTGGCAATCATGGAGGTGTCATTGTCGTTTGATAATGCGGTGGTAAACGCTTCTATCTTAAAAGGCTGGAATGAGTTTTGGAAAAAGATTTTCTTGACTGTAGGTATGTTGATTGCCGTGTTTGGTATGCGACTTGTTTTTCCGATAGTCATTGTGGCGGTTACGGCAAACTTGGGCATATTTGAAGTTGTGAATCTGGCACTTAATAATCCAGCCAGTTATGCAGAACACCTAAACGCCCATCATGCGGAGATTTCTGCCTTTGGTGGTATGTTCTTATTGCTTGTGTTTTTAAACTTCATGTTTGGCGATAAAGATATTCATTGGTTTACTTGGCTAGAATCTCGTCTGGTGCGGTTTAGCAAGGTTGATGCGATGAGTGTGTTTGTGGCATTGGTAGTATTGATGTTATCGCTGACTTGGGTTGATGAAGCTAAGCAGGGTGTGGTAATGCTAGCGGGCATCTGGGGTGTGTTGGTGTATCTTGGTGTGAGCGTATTATCGGCATTACTTGAGGGCGAATCTGATTCTAGTGAGGTGGTGTATGACAATAAAGGTGAGCCAATTATTAATACCGCAGGCGTGTCGCCAACCATTCTAAAAGGCGGTGTGGCAGGGTTTATGTACCTAGAAGTTTTGGATGCGTCGTTTAGTTTTGATGGGGTGATTGGTGCATTTGCCATCACTAACGATGTGGTTATTATCATGCTTGGTTTGGCTATTGGTGCGATGTTCGTTCGTTCGATGACGATTTATTTGGTAGAAAAAGGCACGCTTAATGAATTTGTGTACCTAGAGCATGGAGCTCACTACGCCATCGGTGCACTTGCCATCATCATGTTGTTATCAACCAAATTCCATGTACCAGAGATAGTCACAGGTCTGATTGGTGTCGCATTTATTGCCTTATCTGTCTATAACTCAATACAATATAATAAGAAGCACTCTGTTTAA
- the nuoI gene encoding NADH-quinone oxidoreductase subunit NuoI, with protein MFTTLKNAVVGIFTIVRSMWMVNSHATRKRDTILYPEQPVPVPPRFRGRIVLTRDPDGDERCVACNLCAVACPVGCISLQKAEREDGRWYPEFFRINFSRCVFCGMCEEACPTTAIQLTPDFELGEYNRQNLVYEKEHLLIAGTGKYPDYNYYRVTGMATDGKPKGSHERESQPIDVRSLLP; from the coding sequence ATGTTTACAACTTTAAAAAATGCGGTGGTGGGGATTTTCACCATAGTGCGTTCAATGTGGATGGTAAATTCGCACGCCACTCGTAAGAGAGATACCATTTTATATCCAGAGCAGCCTGTGCCAGTTCCACCTAGATTTCGTGGACGCATTGTCCTAACTCGAGACCCAGATGGCGATGAACGCTGTGTGGCATGTAACCTGTGTGCGGTCGCCTGCCCTGTGGGCTGTATCAGCTTGCAAAAGGCGGAGAGAGAAGATGGTCGCTGGTATCCTGAATTTTTCCGCATCAATTTTAGTCGTTGTGTGTTCTGTGGTATGTGCGAAGAAGCCTGCCCAACCACCGCCATTCAACTGACACCTGATTTTGAGCTTGGGGAGTACAACCGTCAAAATTTGGTCTATGAAAAAGAGCATTTGCTGATTGCCGGTACAGGCAAATATCCGGATTATAACTATTATAGAGTAACAGGTATGGCAACAGACGGCAAACCCAAAGGGTCGCACGAGCGTGAAAGCCAGCCGATTGATGTGCGGAGTCTATTGCCATGA
- the nuoJ gene encoding NADH-quinone oxidoreductase subunit J: MMQTLQSFLANGDMVGFYALSLVAFWASLRVVTQVNPVHAILSMIVSLLAVAGIFFIIGAAFAGVLEMIVYAGAILVLFVFVIMMLNLGTDNTEEKSWLTANAWATPLLLTVIIAGVLISFIVSGKDIMLQDASISIKDVGISLFTQYVLLVEVAAFLLLGALVAAYHLGKKALDDENISHTQEQAEQTNTGADS; encoded by the coding sequence ATGATGCAAACATTACAAAGTTTTTTGGCAAATGGCGACATGGTGGGCTTTTATGCCTTATCTCTTGTGGCGTTTTGGGCAAGTCTAAGAGTGGTAACGCAGGTCAATCCTGTGCACGCCATTTTATCAATGATTGTCAGCTTGCTTGCAGTGGCAGGAATTTTCTTTATCATCGGTGCTGCGTTTGCAGGCGTGCTTGAGATGATTGTCTATGCAGGGGCGATTTTGGTTTTGTTTGTATTTGTGATTATGATGCTTAATCTTGGCACGGACAATACGGAAGAAAAATCATGGCTAACTGCCAATGCGTGGGCGACACCGTTACTACTAACTGTGATTATTGCTGGCGTACTGATAAGTTTTATCGTTAGTGGTAAGGACATCATGCTCCAAGATGCCAGTATTAGCATCAAAGATGTGGGCATTAGCCTATTTACCCAATATGTGTTATTGGTGGAAGTGGCGGCGTTTTTATTGCTTGGGGCACTGGTGGCGGCATATCATCTTGGCAAAAAAGCCCTAGATGATGAGAATATCAGCCACACCCAAGAGCAAGCCGAGCAAACAAATACAGGAGCAGACTCATGA
- the nuoL gene encoding NADH-quinone oxidoreductase subunit L: protein MNLLALTFIFPLIGFLVLAIWRDRICEKLATIIGVGMMALSALTTVLVGMDYLSAGSDETLFVRLWTWLSVDGFAPNFGLVLDGLSLTMTAIITGVGFLIHLFASWYMKGETGFVRFFSYLNLFVASMLLLVQADNLLLMYLGWEGVGICSYLLIGYYFSNRANGRAAIKAFTVTRVGDVFLAIGLFLLYQQFGTLDIHAIIDQAPKIFDVNNPKMILTALMLTFGAFGKSAQIPLHTWLADAMAGPTPVSALIHAATMVTAGVYLIARMHPVFLLTPDVLLYVVGGVGALSMLVSGFCALAQTDIKRVLAYSTMSQLGYMFIALGVGAWQVAVFHLMTHAFFKALLFLASGAVIISVHHEQNIFKMGGLCKRIPLVFWSFVIGGGALVALPFVTVGFYSKEAILWEAYATGHMGLFWAGVFGAFLTAIYTFRLIYLVFFGEEKTHAHKISGISYALPLVVLMILSTGLGALIHPPLANVLPTSIGSTLTEGKHTAEMIAMGITALGLVLAYFLYVINQGKILNAWRNCTFGSACIHWCYHGLGFDALYDIVFVKPFLGIGQLLKSDPIDRLWNILPAMASVGNKLLVKTQTGRLGSHAISFGLGLVMILVLAIMMVMK, encoded by the coding sequence ATGAATTTGTTAGCATTAACCTTTATATTTCCCTTGATTGGTTTTTTGGTACTTGCCATATGGCGAGATAGAATCTGTGAAAAACTAGCCACCATCATTGGTGTGGGCATGATGGCGTTATCCGCATTGACCACCGTCTTGGTGGGTATGGATTATCTAAGTGCCGGTAGTGATGAGACGCTATTTGTTAGGCTGTGGACTTGGCTGTCGGTAGATGGCTTTGCTCCAAACTTTGGTTTGGTTTTAGATGGTCTATCACTGACCATGACCGCTATCATTACAGGCGTAGGTTTTTTAATTCATCTATTTGCCAGTTGGTATATGAAAGGCGAGACTGGGTTTGTTAGATTTTTTAGCTATCTAAATTTATTTGTTGCTAGTATGCTGCTGCTTGTGCAGGCGGACAACTTATTGCTGATGTACTTAGGCTGGGAAGGCGTGGGTATTTGTTCTTATTTGTTGATTGGTTATTATTTTTCTAATCGTGCCAATGGACGAGCAGCAATTAAGGCGTTTACTGTAACTCGTGTGGGTGATGTATTTTTGGCAATCGGACTGTTTTTGTTGTACCAACAATTTGGCACGCTAGATATTCATGCCATCATTGATCAAGCACCAAAAATCTTTGATGTGAATAATCCTAAGATGATTTTGACTGCACTCATGCTAACTTTTGGTGCATTTGGTAAGTCGGCACAGATTCCGCTACATACTTGGCTTGCTGATGCAATGGCGGGACCTACGCCTGTATCGGCTCTGATTCATGCCGCCACAATGGTAACAGCAGGGGTATATTTAATTGCTCGTATGCACCCTGTGTTTTTACTAACGCCTGATGTGCTGTTGTATGTAGTCGGTGGTGTGGGGGCGTTATCCATGCTGGTATCAGGTTTTTGTGCGTTGGCACAAACCGACATTAAGCGAGTGCTTGCCTATTCAACCATGAGTCAGCTTGGCTATATGTTTATTGCTTTGGGTGTGGGTGCATGGCAGGTGGCGGTGTTCCATTTGATGACCCATGCATTCTTTAAGGCATTGTTATTTTTGGCATCTGGTGCTGTTATCATTTCGGTACATCACGAACAAAATATCTTTAAGATGGGGGGGCTTTGTAAACGCATTCCTTTGGTATTTTGGTCGTTCGTTATCGGCGGTGGAGCACTTGTTGCTCTACCATTTGTGACGGTTGGTTTTTACTCAAAAGAAGCGATTTTGTGGGAGGCTTATGCCACAGGGCATATGGGTCTGTTTTGGGCGGGTGTATTTGGTGCATTTTTAACTGCTATTTATACCTTCCGTTTGATTTATCTAGTGTTCTTTGGTGAAGAAAAAACCCATGCTCACAAAATTTCTGGCATAAGCTATGCCTTGCCTTTGGTGGTACTCATGATACTATCTACAGGGCTTGGGGCGTTGATTCATCCACCTTTGGCAAATGTTCTGCCAACGAGTATTGGTAGTACTTTAACAGAGGGTAAGCATACCGCAGAGATGATTGCTATGGGCATAACAGCACTTGGCTTGGTATTGGCTTACTTTTTATATGTCATTAATCAAGGCAAAATTTTAAATGCTTGGCGTAACTGCACATTTGGCAGTGCTTGCATTCATTGGTGTTATCATGGACTTGGTTTTGATGCGTTGTATGACATTGTATTTGTCAAGCCGTTTTTGGGGATTGGTCAATTATTAAAATCTGATCCCATAGACAGGCTTTGGAATATCTTGCCTGCAATGGCAAGTGTGGGTAATAAGCTACTTGTCAAGACGCAAACAGGGAGATTGGGCTCTCATGCGATAAGCTTTGGATTGGGTCTTGTGATGATTTTGGTATTGGCAATAATGATGGTGATGAAATGA
- a CDS encoding NADH-quinone oxidoreductase subunit N, producing MFNSHLIESLLTFTPLVIVALTALVVMIAIAMKRSHFWSATLSVLGLNFALISLVAQALGLLPIGQVSHLFVIDGFALFNMAVILIASLACCTLAYGYFQTLKDNKDELYLLMLISTIGAMLMVSATDLTSFFMSLELLSVPMYGMLAYTFLRARSLESGLKYLVLSATASATLLMGMAFIFADTGALSFKALGVSLTEGTVGVWFALGVVMMMVSIAFKLSAAPLHSWVSDVYEGAPAPIAAFLASVSKVAMMALAIRFLMTSMIPSLAVFDAILMFIIAASILMGNLLAIRQHNLKRLLAYSSVAHIGYALVALLSVQGNSIGVVSVYMAIYALTSIGAFGVITLMSSPYKERGRTSISGEADELRFYQGLFWRRPVLTVVLTIMLLSLAGIPLTAGFMTKVMIILSSVQGVRFWAALLVILGSAIGLAYYLRVLTQLYQRPKVHLEYDAHHEWGIKAGGVMLLIVTAMIIVLGIFPDTLFRLANLAI from the coding sequence ATGTTTAACAGTCATCTTATTGAGTCCTTATTGACCTTCACGCCTTTGGTGATTGTGGCATTGACGGCGTTGGTTGTCATGATTGCCATCGCCATGAAGCGTTCACATTTTTGGTCCGCCACATTGAGTGTGTTGGGGTTGAATTTTGCATTGATTAGCTTGGTGGCACAGGCTTTGGGGCTATTGCCTATTGGTCAGGTTAGCCATTTATTTGTTATTGATGGTTTTGCCTTATTTAATATGGCGGTAATTTTGATTGCATCATTGGCGTGTTGTACTTTGGCTTATGGTTATTTTCAGACCCTAAAAGATAACAAAGATGAGCTATATCTACTCATGCTAATTAGCACCATCGGGGCAATGCTGATGGTGTCAGCGACAGACTTAACATCGTTTTTTATGTCGCTTGAACTGCTATCTGTGCCAATGTATGGTATGCTGGCTTATACTTTTTTAAGAGCTCGTTCTTTGGAGTCGGGGCTTAAATATTTGGTCTTATCAGCCACAGCTTCTGCAACCTTACTGATGGGTATGGCGTTCATCTTTGCTGATACGGGTGCCTTAAGCTTTAAGGCGTTGGGCGTGTCATTGACCGAAGGAACAGTGGGGGTGTGGTTTGCTTTGGGTGTGGTAATGATGATGGTCTCCATTGCTTTTAAGCTGTCAGCAGCACCACTACATTCATGGGTATCTGATGTCTATGAAGGTGCACCTGCACCGATTGCTGCATTCTTGGCAAGCGTGAGTAAGGTGGCAATGATGGCACTTGCCATTCGCTTTTTAATGACAAGCATGATACCATCATTGGCGGTGTTTGATGCCATTTTGATGTTCATCATCGCAGCTTCAATTCTAATGGGGAATCTGCTCGCTATCCGCCAACATAACTTAAAGCGTCTATTGGCTTATTCATCAGTTGCTCACATTGGCTATGCATTGGTGGCGTTATTGAGTGTACAGGGCAATAGCATAGGCGTTGTTAGCGTCTATATGGCTATCTATGCCTTGACCAGTATTGGGGCGTTTGGGGTGATTACACTGATGTCAAGCCCATATAAAGAGCGTGGTCGTACTTCTATTTCAGGCGAAGCAGATGAGCTTAGATTTTATCAAGGGCTATTTTGGCGTCGTCCTGTCTTGACAGTGGTATTAACCATCATGCTGTTGTCGTTGGCAGGTATTCCTTTGACCGCAGGTTTTATGACTAAGGTGATGATTATTTTGTCATCGGTGCAAGGCGTAAGATTTTGGGCGGCACTTCTTGTCATTTTGGGCAGTGCCATCGGTTTGGCTTACTATCTAAGAGTGCTAACACAGCTGTACCAACGCCCTAAAGTGCATTTAGAATATGACGCTCATCATGAGTGGGGTATTAAGGCAGGCGGTGTCATGCTATTGATTGTTACAGCGATGATTATTGTTCTTGGTATTTTCCCAGATACACTGTTTAGACTTGCCAATTTAGCGATTTAA
- a CDS encoding ferredoxin--NADP reductase, which translates to MPEIHSIQVLSKTSITPTLFGFTTTRPDGFRFDAGQFVRLGVNPSELKNTQNAPNERIFRAYSVLSSPYDEQLEFFSVVVPNGAFTSQLQHLAIGDTLYLESEPYGFLTLARYQEPAPKDLWLLATGTGLAPFLSMLGDLETWQNYTDIVLVYSVRTKSELAYVDKIQALQKQFKELIDSPATLHFVPIITREKVEGCLNARIPTLIATGELEGHAGFSLNPSTSHVMLCGNPEMVEDTKNTLKDKGLTMNRRGVGNIAVENYW; encoded by the coding sequence ATGCCAGAAATTCATTCAATCCAAGTTCTGTCCAAGACTTCCATTACGCCTACCTTATTTGGTTTTACCACTACTCGTCCTGATGGATTTCGTTTTGATGCTGGGCAGTTTGTGCGACTTGGGGTAAATCCTAGTGAATTAAAAAACACTCAAAATGCCCCCAATGAGCGTATTTTTCGTGCTTATTCGGTGCTATCAAGCCCTTATGATGAACAGTTGGAATTTTTCTCGGTGGTGGTGCCTAATGGGGCGTTCACCAGTCAGCTACAACACTTGGCGATAGGCGATACCTTATATTTAGAAAGTGAGCCTTATGGGTTTTTGACCCTTGCTCGTTATCAAGAGCCTGCCCCAAAAGACTTATGGTTACTTGCTACCGGTACAGGACTGGCACCATTTTTATCCATGCTAGGCGATCTGGAGACTTGGCAAAATTATACCGACATTGTGCTTGTGTACAGCGTACGAACAAAAAGTGAGCTTGCTTATGTGGATAAGATTCAGGCATTGCAAAAGCAATTTAAAGAACTGATTGATTCGCCTGCTACATTACACTTTGTGCCTATCATCACTCGTGAGAAGGTGGAAGGTTGTCTTAATGCTCGCATTCCCACCTTGATTGCTACTGGCGAGCTTGAAGGTCATGCAGGCTTTAGCTTAAACCCTAGCACTTCTCATGTCATGCTATGCGGTAATCCAGAGATGGTTGAGGATACCAAAAATACCCTAAAAGATAAAGGCTTGACCATGAATCGTCGTGGTGTTGGCAATATTGCGGTGGAAAATTATTGGTAA